The proteins below come from a single Papaver somniferum cultivar HN1 chromosome 11, ASM357369v1, whole genome shotgun sequence genomic window:
- the LOC113321836 gene encoding 33 kDa ribonucleoprotein, chloroplastic-like produces MAAPFISMAAATTSISSVRLIHRIVNITLDFSPITLKSKFTEIKPTFLKFQTPTTRLSTLSNSIHCHDSTSVIDRKHYENEEEDEDYEDEFSYDDADDDEDLPIQESSRLYVGNLPYSMTAAQLTDIFNQAGQVSAVEIVYDRVTDRSRGFAFVTMGTAEQAKEAIRMFAGSQIGGRTVKVNFPEVPRGGEMEIMGPKIHRSNRGFVESPYKIYAGNLAWTVSSEGLKDAFANQPGLLSAKVIYDRDSGKARGFGFVTFSSAQDAQSAIDALNGVEVEGRPLRLNLAAERAKTLASQVEETKSESDAEIPENAMQPPISMN; encoded by the exons ATGGCAGCGCCATTCATCTCCATGgctgctgctactacttctaTTTCTTCAGTTCGTCTTATCCATCGAATTGTGAATATTACTCTGGATTTCTCACCCATAACCTTAAAATCCAAATTTACAGAAATAAAACCCACATTTCTAAAATTCCAAACCCCAACTACCCGTTTGTCTACTCTCTCAAATTCTATCCATTGCCATGATTCTACCTCTGTTATCGACAGAAAACATtacgaaaatgaagaagaagatgaagattatgaagatgaattttCATATGATGATGCAGACGACGACGAAGACCTGCCAATACAAGAAAGCAGTAGATTGTATGTTGGAAATTTGCCATACTCAATGACTGCTGCCCAATTAACTGATATCTTCAATCAGGCTGGCCAAGTTTCTGCTGTAGAG ATAGTTTATGATAGAGTAACAGACAGAAGTAGAGGATTTGCTTTCGTGACAATGGGGACTGCTGAACAGGCCAAAGAAGCTATTAGGATGTTTGCTGGATCT CAAATTGGAGGACGTACTGTGAAGGTTAACTTTCCAGAAGTTCCACGAGGAGGAGAGATGGAGATTATGGGGCCAAAGATTCATAGAAGCAACAGAGGTTTTGTTGAAAGCCCTTACAAGATCTATGCTGGCAACCTTGCATGGACCGTCAGTTCTGAAGGCTTGAAAGATGCCTTTGCTAATCAGCCTGGGCTATTGTCTGCCAAGGTCATCTATGATAGAGATTCTGGCAAGGCAAGGGGATTTGGGTTTGTCACATTTTCTTCTGCACAAGATGCACAATCTGCGATTGATGCCTTGAACGGAGTG GAGGTTGAAGGGCGACCATTAAGGTTAAATCTGGCTGCAGAAAGGGCTAAAACTTTGGCTTCTCAAGTTGAAGAAACAAAATCAGAAAGTGATGCAGAGATCCCTGAAAATGCTATGCAACCTCCCATCAGCATGAATTGA
- the LOC113323584 gene encoding nuclear transcription factor Y subunit A-4-like, protein MHTVCFRESGGIVANASALPPLPWWGVLGPQAVVYGEADVQEKCISLDRNQLSVTPHQGQGEADHGPEKVNYNASQVTVCTGSSRDSGKGREVLQTISQQLSPNDHSHFELGLAQPLVCSNYPYMDQQYSLIATYGVPTTGRMPLPLNAMTENGPVFVNAKQYHGIMRRRQSRAKAELENKAITARKPYLHESRHLHAKRRARGGGGRFLKKNDNSGKDMSDKAEARGGGLSHPAGSPSSEVLQSESANLNTPEVTSLYTRAHLDHFQIDHFRSSAFHSLSNMTDSGPNVGIPNNWVTASDGCCSLLKV, encoded by the exons ATGCACACTGTCTGCTTTAGAGAATCTGGAGGAATCGTTGCTAATGCTTCAGCACTCCCTCCCCTGCCTTGGTGGGGTGTGCTTGGACCTCAAGCGGTGGTGTATGGTGAGGCAGATGTTCAGGAGAAGTGCATATCTCTGGACAGGAACCAACTCTCAGTCACTCCTCACCAAGGACAGGGCGAGGCAGACCACGGTCCAGAGAAAGTGAACTATAATGCTTCTCAAGTCACTGTCTGTACTG GTAGTAGCAGGGATTCTGGGAAGGGGAGGGAAGTTTTACAAACCATCTCTCAGCAGTTATCACCCAATGACCATTCTCATTTCGAACTAGGACTTGCTCAACCATTG GTGTGTTCAAATTACCCTTACATGGATCAGCAGTATAGCTTGATTGCAACATATGGAGTTCCCACTACG GGTCGCATGCCATTGCCATTGAACGCCATGACAGAAAATGGACCTGTATTTGTAAATGCTAAGCAGTACCATGGAATCATGCGACGTCGACAATCCCGTGCAAAGGCGGAGCTCGAGAATAAAGCCATCACAGCTCGTAAG CCATATCTGCATGAGTCACGCCATCTCCATGCAAAGCGTCGAGCAAGAGGAGGTGGAGGCCGCTTCCTGAAAAAGAATGACAATAGCGGAAAGGATATGAGTGACAAAGCTGAAGCACGAGGTGGAGGACTTTCTCATCCTGCTGGGTCTCCGAGTTCTGAAGTTTTACAATCCGAAAGTGCAAATTTGAACACACCAGAGGTGACTAGCTTATATACCAGGGCGCATCTGGATCATTTTCAGATTGATCATTTCCGTTCATCGGCTTTCCACAGTCTCTCAAACATGACTGACAGTGGACCAAATGTTGGCATTCCAAACAACTGGGTTACAGCATCTGATGGTTGCTGTAGCCTTCTGAAAGTCTGA
- the LOC113321835 gene encoding GTPase LSG1-2-like, whose protein sequence is MGKNEKTSLGRALVKHHNQMVQQIKEKGRYYRKQENKVLESVTEVTDIDAIIEKAEEAERLYTHDNPTPKFLINLDTNANENNEMMTPEELREQQLKEEKLHAGSLQVPRRPPWYPGMEVDQLDFNEKQAFLIWRRKLASLEENEKLVLTPFEKNLDIWRQLWRVLERSDLLVMVVDARDPLFYRCPDLEAYAREIDEHKETMLLVNKADLLPLSVREKWAKYFQDNGILYLFWSAKAATAAVEGKPLIGFEEQENTSNSETKIYGREELLARLQAEAEAIAATRKKSTMKKSTISKGADQAAKHVVVGFVGYPNVGKSSTINALVGEKRTGVTSTPGKTKHFQTLIISEELMLCDCPGLVFPSFTSSRYEMIASGVLPIDRMTQHREAIQVVANRVPRHLIEKVYNITLPKPKVYEPQTRLPLASELLRAYCASRGYVGSSGLPDETKASRIILKDYLDGKLPHFELPPGFDAEADKETDVGPSSSLTDDDSDLSDDEDSPVVEGDLEHALKDLDSYEKENGLAAKKAGKQVRKKTATASYKQHRKPMRKKDRSWRVGNDEGDGMPVVRVIQKPANLGPIKA, encoded by the exons atggggAAGAATGAGAAAACGTCACTAGGAAGAGCCCTAGTTAAACACCATAACCAAATGGTACAACAAATCAAGGAAAAAGGTAGATATTACAGGAAACAAGAGAACAAAGTTCTTGAATCGGTAACTGAAGTTACTGATATTGACGCCATCATTGAAAAAGCTGAGGAAGCTGAACGTCTCTATACTCATGATAATCCTACACCTAAGTTCCTCATCAACCT GGATACAAATGCTAACGAGAATAATGAAATGATGACACCTGAGGAATTGAGAGAGCAACAGTTGAAAGAGGAAAAATTACATGCTGGTAGTCTTCAGGTTCCTCGCAG GCCGCCTTGGTATCCAGGGATGGAGGTGGATCAGCTTGATTTTAATGAGAAACAGGCTTTCTTAATCTGGCGTAGAAAACTTGCCAG TCTAGAGGAAAATGAAAAGCTTGTTCTCACTCCATTTGAGAAGAACTTGGATATCTGGCGGCAGCTGTGGCGAGTACTTGAAAGGAGCGACTTG CTTGTAATGGTTGTTGATGCACGTGACCCTCTTTTCTACCGGTGCCCTGATCTTGAG GCATATGCACGTGAAATTGATGAGCACAAGGAAACAATGCTCCTTGTTAACAAGGCAGACCTTTTACCACTTTCTGTCAG GGAAAAATGGGCTAAATACTTCCAAGATAATggaattttgtatttgttttggtCGGCTAAAGCTGCCACTGCCGCTGTGGAAGGCAAACCATTGATAGGATTTGAGGAGCAGGAAAATACCTCGAACAGTGAGACAAAAATTTATGGCAGAGAAGAGCTTTTGGCACGCTTGCAAGCTGAAGCAGAGGCTATAGCTGCTACTAGGAAGAAGAGCACTATGAAGAAGAGCACTATTTCCAAGGGTGCTGACCAAGCAGCTAAACACGTAGTTGTAGGTTTTGTGGGTTACCCTAATGTTGGTAAGAGTTCAACGATTAATGCCTTGGTGGGTGAGAAGCGAACTGGTGTAACTTCAACTCCAGGAAAGACAAAACACTTCCAGACATTGATTATATCTGAAGAGCTGATGCTTTGCGATTGTCCTGGTTTAGTGTTTCCGTCATTTACCAGTTCTAGGTATGAGATGATTGCATCTGGGGTTCTCCCAATTGATCGGATGACTCAACATAGAGAAGCTATACAAGTTGTTGCAAATCGTGTTCCAAGGCATCTAATTGAGAAAGTCTACAATATTACCCTGCCAAAACCCAAAGTGTATGAACCACAAACTAGGCTTCCTCTTGCGTCGGAATTACTTAGGGCTTATTGTGCATCTCGTGGATACGTTGGTTCAAGTGGACTTCCAGATGAAACTAAGGCTTCACGTATTATTTTGAAAGACTACCTCGATGGGAAGCTGCCCCACTTTGAGTTGCCCCCTGGATTTGACGCTGAAGCTGATAAGGAGACTGATGTTGGTCCAAGTTCATCacttactgatgatgattcagacTTATCTGACGATGAAGATTCTCCAGTTGTAGAAGGCGATTTAGAGCATGCGCTGAAGGATCTCGATTCATACGAGAAAGAGAATGGCTTAGCTGCAAAAAAGGCTGGAAAGCAGGTCAGGAAGAAGACAGCAACAGCATCCTATAAACAGCATAGGAAACCAATGAGGAAAAAAGACCGATCATGGAGAGTTGGTAATGATGAAGGTGATGGTATGCCCGTTGTAAGAGTCATTCAGAAGCCGGCAAACTTGGGACCTATCAAGGCATAG
- the LOC113321837 gene encoding putative deoxyribonuclease TATDN1, whose protein sequence is MATVRMIDIAVNFTDGMFKGLYHGKQCHIGDLAAVLGRAWNSGVDRIIVTGGSLEESREALAIAETDGRLFCTVGVHPTRCKEFEDSGDEEKHFQSLVSLAKEGIEKGKVVAIGECGLDYDRLHFCPADIQKKYFEKQFELANAVKLPMFLHMRAAAEDFCDILDRNKERFTSGVVHSFTDSADDRDKLLSFSNVYIGINGCSLKTAENLEVVKGIPVERMMIETDSPYCEIKNTHAGVKFVKSQWPSKKKEKYDPECIVKGRNEPCLVKQVLEVVAGCKGVADADQLSKIIYHNTCRVFFPQDLDSTADALLDGNQDIQ, encoded by the exons ATGGCGACTGTGCGGATGATAG ATATAGCCGTTAATTTCACAG ATGGGATGTTTAAGGGTCTTTACCATGGAAAACAGTGTCATATTGGAGATTTAGCTGCTGTTCTTGGTAGGGCTTGGAATTCTGGAGTCGATCGAATTATC GTCACTGGTGGGTCTCTCGAAGAATCAAGGGAAGCTCTTGCAATAGCTGAAACAGATG GACGACTTTTTTGTACAGTCGGGGTGCATCCTACCAGATGCAAGGAATTTGAGGATAGTGGGGACGAGGAGAAGCATTTTCAGTCCCTTGTGTCATTAGCAAAAGAAGGAATTGAGAAGGGAAAG GTAGTAGCAATTGGTGAATGCGGGTTGGATTATGACAGGCTACACTTCTGCCCAGCTGATATTCAAAAGAA GTACTTTGAGAAGCAGTTTGAATTAGCCAATGCTGTGAAGCTACCAATGTTCCTGCACATGCGCGCTGCAGCTGAAGATTTTTGTGACATTCTAGACCGAAATAAGGAAAG GTTTACTTCTGGGGTTGTCCATTCATTCACTGATAGTGCTGACGATCGTGATAAGCTCTTATCTTTCAGTAATGTCTATATAG GTATAAATGGATGCTCTTTGAAAACTGCTGAGAATCTTGAGGTTGTAAAAGGAATTCCTGTTGAAAGAATGATGATAGAAACAGATTCACCATATTGTGAAATTAAGAACACTCATGCAGGAGTTAAGTTCGTAAAATCTCAATGGCCTTCTAAGAAAAAAGAGAAGTATGATCCTGAATGTATCGTTAAAGGCCGAAACGAGCCCTGTCTAGTAAA GCAGGTTCTTGAGGTGGTTGCTGGCTGTAAAGGTGTTGCCGACGCAGATCAGCTTAGTAAAATCATTTATCACAACACCTGCAG GGTCTTCTTTCCTCAAGATCTGGACTCAACAGCAGATGCTCTTCTGGATGGGAACCAAGATATCCAGTAA